The Anaerolineae bacterium genome includes a window with the following:
- the cobT gene encoding nicotinate-nucleotide--dimethylbenzimidazole phosphoribosyltransferase: protein MVSEDIGLVEIVKQIIPVDEKWIKKGRERTAQLLMPARALGRLHDISERLCGIQKTLKPSIERKAFMVMAGDHGVVKEGVSAFPQEVTGEMIKTFLNGGAGINVLARQVNADVFVVDMGIVSNLDPVTLNGGDRFFMYKVAKGTANFSQGPAMTREDAEKSILTGFQLAAGLFNKGVQILGTGDMGIGNTTPSAAIGAVLTGRTLEEMVGRGTGVDDKGLFRKQEAIRKGIKINQPNREDGLDVLSKVGGFEIGGIAGCVLAGAYYKRPVVIDGFISTAGALIAHSLCPAVVDYLFAGHCSEELGHRLMLEHLGLKPILDLGMRLGEGTGGALAMCIIEGAVRIFTDMLTFGEAGVTGTGSPI from the coding sequence ATGGTTTCAGAAGATATTGGATTGGTTGAGATTGTAAAACAGATTATACCTGTTGACGAAAAATGGATAAAAAAGGGGCGTGAAAGAACAGCTCAACTCCTGATGCCTGCCAGGGCCCTTGGAAGGCTGCATGACATATCTGAACGTTTATGCGGCATCCAAAAAACTCTTAAACCTTCGATAGAGCGCAAAGCATTTATGGTCATGGCCGGAGACCACGGTGTTGTGAAGGAAGGGGTAAGTGCTTTTCCTCAGGAAGTAACAGGCGAGATGATAAAAACCTTTTTAAACGGCGGCGCAGGCATCAATGTTCTTGCAAGGCAGGTTAATGCAGATGTTTTTGTGGTTGATATGGGTATTGTTTCCAACCTTGACCCTGTCACACTAAATGGAGGGGATCGTTTTTTCATGTACAAGGTGGCAAAAGGCACGGCCAATTTTTCCCAGGGACCTGCCATGACACGTGAAGACGCGGAAAAATCAATATTAACAGGGTTTCAACTTGCGGCTGGCCTTTTTAATAAAGGGGTACAGATTCTCGGTACAGGTGATATGGGAATAGGCAACACCACCCCTTCTGCGGCTATCGGGGCCGTCCTTACAGGTAGGACATTAGAGGAAATGGTCGGCCGCGGGACAGGTGTGGATGATAAAGGTCTTTTCAGAAAGCAGGAAGCGATTCGCAAAGGAATCAAGATAAACCAGCCAAACAGGGAAGACGGCCTTGATGTTCTTTCAAAAGTCGGAGGTTTTGAGATTGGCGGAATTGCCGGGTGTGTTCTGGCTGGTGCATATTATAAACGACCTGTAGTAATTGACGGGTTTATTTCAACTGCCGGCGCGCTTATCGCCCACTCACTTTGTCCTGCGGTTGTGGATTATCTGTTCGCCGGGCATTGCTCCGAAGAGCTTGGCCACAGATTAATGCTGGAGCATCTCGGGCTTAAACCGATTCTCGATCTTGGCATGCGTCTTGGAGAAGGTACCGGCGGCGCGCTCGCCATGTGTATAATTGAAGGCGCTGTGCGTATTTTTACAGACATGCTTACTTTTGGAGAAGCCGGTGTTACTGGTACGGGATCTCCGATTTGA
- the cbiR gene encoding cobamide remodeling phosphodiesterase CbiR, giving the protein MYSALPKSYKGLYPFRLGTTSFIYPDHYIPNVKMLGPYLNEIELLLFESSYDSLPSKHEIKELSMLAEEFDITYDIHLPIDILLGDEDRSVRCRAIESVQRVIDLTLPLIPSVYILHLSFNEDLSKTDNISKWQECIYESMDRLLATGINSRSIAIENLMYPFEWAEEVISSLNLSVCIDTGHLIRMNADIKKVFDKHHDRTSIIHLHGVKDNLDHLSLDKLRDNETSDIMKILKTYAGIAIIEVFSYNNLQASLKYLEKCWNQ; this is encoded by the coding sequence ATGTATTCAGCTCTTCCTAAATCATACAAAGGACTATATCCGTTCAGGCTGGGAACAACGTCATTTATATACCCTGATCATTATATACCTAATGTTAAAATGCTTGGCCCTTATCTAAATGAAATCGAACTTCTTTTGTTTGAAAGCAGTTATGACAGTCTTCCTTCAAAGCACGAGATAAAAGAGCTCTCCATGCTCGCAGAGGAATTCGACATTACTTATGACATTCATTTGCCTATAGATATATTGTTGGGGGATGAAGATCGATCAGTCAGGTGCCGCGCCATTGAGTCGGTTCAACGTGTAATAGACCTTACCCTGCCTTTAATACCTTCAGTTTATATACTTCATCTTTCATTTAATGAAGATTTGAGTAAAACAGATAACATAAGCAAATGGCAGGAATGTATTTATGAGAGCATGGACAGGTTGCTTGCAACCGGAATAAACAGCAGATCAATAGCAATTGAAAACCTGATGTATCCCTTTGAATGGGCAGAAGAGGTTATATCTTCGTTAAATCTATCCGTGTGTATTGATACAGGGCATCTTATACGGATGAATGCAGATATAAAAAAGGTTTTCGACAAACACCATGACAGGACATCAATAATACATCTTCACGGAGTTAAAGACAACCTCGATCACTTGTCGCTTGATAAATTGAGAGATAATGAAACATCAGATATTATGAAAATATTAAAAACATATGCCGGGATAGCGATAATAGAGGTGTTTTCATATAACAACCTGCAAGCCTCACTAAAATATCTGGAAAAATGCTGGAACCAATAA
- the cobS gene encoding adenosylcobinamide-GDP ribazoletransferase — MKSLIAAIQFITILPVGKPGGFEPKSMIQLFPVVGIIIGLLVSAFDMAVLQLWPKPVASLLDVIFLALITGAFHLDGLADTADGLLGHRTREHALVIMKDSRIGVMGLVAVVCALAIKWAGIASLDVHRSLLLVIIPAYARGSILFGIRFLKYGRTEGGTGHAFFSDPLKISSFWGLLIPVALSFFLGWRGALLNLIFIIITALILLYYKKRIRCITGDMLGAMTEVIESMLFLMVSITLSFL, encoded by the coding sequence ATGAAAAGCCTTATTGCAGCAATACAGTTTATAACAATTTTGCCTGTTGGAAAGCCGGGAGGGTTTGAGCCCAAAAGCATGATACAGCTTTTCCCGGTTGTGGGCATAATTATCGGCTTGCTGGTTTCAGCCTTTGATATGGCTGTTTTACAATTATGGCCTAAGCCTGTTGCCTCACTGCTCGATGTGATATTTCTTGCGCTCATTACAGGCGCATTTCATCTGGATGGTCTGGCAGACACAGCGGACGGTCTTCTGGGACACAGGACCAGAGAACATGCCCTTGTCATAATGAAGGACAGCAGAATCGGCGTGATGGGGCTTGTAGCCGTTGTCTGCGCGCTGGCGATTAAATGGGCTGGCATCGCAAGTTTAGATGTTCACCGGAGCCTGCTGCTTGTTATTATACCTGCCTACGCAAGGGGAAGTATTTTATTCGGCATAAGGTTTCTTAAGTACGGCAGAACTGAAGGCGGAACCGGCCATGCTTTTTTTAGCGATCCATTAAAAATCAGCTCCTTTTGGGGATTGCTGATACCTGTTGCCCTTTCCTTTTTTTTAGGATGGAGAGGAGCCCTGTTAAACCTGATTTTTATCATTATAACAGCGCTAATCCTGCTTTACTATAAAAAGCGGATCAGATGCATTACAGGCGACATGTTAGGAGCAATGACCGAAGTTATTGAATCAATGCTTTTTTTGATGGTTTCGATAACTCTCTCCTTTTTGTAA
- the cobU gene encoding bifunctional adenosylcobinamide kinase/adenosylcobinamide-phosphate guanylyltransferase: MSEIIFIFGGCRSGKSRHALELSGSICGKNRIFIATCLPLDEEIKQRVECHQKERGQGWTTIEAPVRLPEAIIENHLKADVIVVDCLTFWTSNIILETDDQETIFRHMHSLIQSIKTAQCTVILVANEVGAGIVPDNVLARRFRDVAGYVNQNVAACSDKVIWMAAGIPVKIK, from the coding sequence ATGAGCGAGATAATATTTATTTTCGGAGGATGCAGGAGCGGCAAAAGCAGGCATGCTCTTGAATTGTCGGGCAGCATTTGCGGAAAAAACAGGATTTTTATTGCCACCTGCTTGCCGCTTGATGAAGAGATAAAGCAAAGAGTAGAGTGCCACCAGAAGGAAAGAGGCCAAGGCTGGACAACCATTGAGGCGCCGGTCCGCCTGCCGGAAGCGATAATTGAAAACCACCTGAAAGCCGATGTAATTGTTGTGGATTGCCTGACGTTCTGGACAAGCAACATTATTCTGGAGACAGATGATCAGGAAACAATTTTCAGGCATATGCACAGCCTGATACAGTCTATTAAAACAGCTCAATGCACTGTTATCCTGGTTGCAAACGAAGTCGGGGCAGGTATTGTTCCGGATAACGTTCTTGCAAGAAGGTTCAGGGATGTGGCCGGGTATGTCAACCAGAATGTGGCTGCATGTTCTGATAAGGTTATATGGATGGCTGCCGGCATACCTGTAAAGATAAAATAA
- a CDS encoding tetratricopeptide repeat protein, translated as MLKRCIIIFLIALFFFADTGWTEEAAEEWFSKGVKSIEEKNYEQAINCFKKTINIYPNHVPSYNNLGYIYNIMGMWDKAIETYKKALTINSNDVSIHHDLGVSLYKKELLDEAIAEFKKAIALDSEFDLPYHTLGVIYLEKKMFDEAIAVLKKALEIAPDNPVAHRNLGLAYKEVGKNILSADHYYQAGILYLKADNREEALIAYKNILQCSKEIAGVFLIKLYPDKEASDPTTPLSFKKKSRWYVLLAGMNIRKNHSVGSEIIGQLDRDVEFQIIREATDNTPVYSWYLIKTKSGFSGWLCGVYNGIVKYNIVSERNEPSFKLP; from the coding sequence ATGTTGAAACGGTGTATAATAATATTTTTGATTGCTTTATTTTTTTTTGCGGATACAGGATGGACAGAAGAGGCTGCAGAAGAGTGGTTCAGTAAAGGGGTTAAAAGCATTGAAGAAAAGAATTATGAGCAGGCTATTAACTGTTTTAAAAAAACTATAAATATTTATCCCAACCATGTGCCCAGTTATAACAATTTAGGTTATATTTATAATATTATGGGAATGTGGGATAAGGCAATCGAAACATATAAAAAGGCCCTTACCATAAATTCCAATGATGTTAGTATTCATCATGATCTTGGAGTTTCATTGTATAAAAAGGAACTGCTTGATGAAGCAATTGCGGAATTTAAAAAAGCCATTGCTCTGGATTCTGAATTTGATCTTCCATATCATACATTAGGAGTTATTTACCTTGAGAAAAAGATGTTTGATGAAGCAATTGCGGTGCTTAAAAAGGCTTTGGAGATCGCGCCTGACAATCCTGTAGCGCATCGTAATCTTGGGCTGGCATATAAAGAAGTCGGCAAAAATATTTTGAGCGCCGATCATTATTATCAGGCAGGTATTCTTTATTTGAAAGCAGATAATAGAGAAGAGGCATTAATCGCCTATAAAAATATTCTTCAGTGTTCCAAGGAAATCGCCGGTGTTTTTTTAATAAAACTTTATCCGGACAAAGAAGCTTCTGATCCAACGACTCCGTTGTCTTTCAAAAAAAAGAGTCGGTGGTATGTTCTGCTCGCCGGAATGAATATTCGAAAGAACCATTCTGTCGGCAGTGAAATTATCGGTCAATTAGATAGAGATGTAGAATTTCAAATAATCAGGGAGGCGACGGATAATACTCCAGTTTATTCCTGGTATCTCATCAAAACCAAATCCGGATTTAGTGGTTGGTTATGTGGAGTCTATAACGGGATTGTTAAATATAATATTGTCAGTGAACGTAATGAACCATCATTTAAACTTCCTTAA